A genome region from Gordonia westfalica includes the following:
- a CDS encoding DUF7304 family protein translates to MSFSHYADPVPVVADENRKVHVSLGEVSGLDLAYLSVESPSGRGEVVLTLAELRDVYRAMQEADPDWREPSGGYYLYRVAITSYPEGALTFYTDDTGEEFGYPNPDWEPEGWDPDPGISRSSGVDASTGRPLSASTSRCPPRSLGPSSSNRMVRQRLWSGRRGLCGLGRTIPTWTVSAVRHEHRSCCGGCA, encoded by the coding sequence ATGTCCTTCTCGCACTACGCAGATCCAGTCCCTGTAGTAGCAGATGAAAACAGGAAGGTCCACGTATCGCTCGGTGAGGTGAGCGGCCTCGACCTGGCGTACCTGTCGGTTGAGTCCCCGTCCGGCCGGGGTGAAGTGGTTCTCACGCTCGCCGAGCTACGCGACGTGTACAGAGCAATGCAGGAGGCCGATCCGGACTGGCGTGAGCCCAGCGGCGGCTACTACCTCTACCGAGTTGCGATCACGAGCTATCCCGAAGGGGCACTGACCTTCTACACCGACGACACCGGTGAGGAGTTCGGGTACCCCAACCCTGACTGGGAACCCGAGGGGTGGGACCCCGATCCGGGTATATCGCGCAGTTCGGGAGTCGACGCTTCCACTGGCCGTCCACTAAGCGCGAGTACAAGTCGTTGTCCTCCGCGAAGTCTAGGGCCAAGCTCATCGAATCGTATGGTGCGACAGCGGTTGTGGAGCGGTCGTCGCGGATTGTGTGGCCTGGGCCGGACGATTCCCACCTGGACCGTATCGGCGGTGCGGCATGAGCACCGATCCTGCTGTGGAGGCTGCGCGTAA
- a CDS encoding helix-turn-helix domain-containing protein, whose protein sequence is MNDRNLQPLQYTLKEAAQILGVSEKTLRREYVEGRILFRTLREGGGKYFIDHEECVRWRNSLPQPAPGERAAS, encoded by the coding sequence ATGAACGACAGAAACCTTCAGCCCCTTCAGTACACCCTGAAGGAGGCCGCCCAAATCCTGGGAGTCTCCGAGAAGACCCTTCGCCGCGAGTATGTCGAGGGGCGAATCCTGTTCCGAACCTTGCGTGAGGGGGGCGGCAAGTACTTTATCGACCACGAAGAGTGTGTGCGGTGGCGGAACTCGCTGCCGCAGCCGGCTCCGGGTGAGAGGGCGGCGTCGTGA
- a CDS encoding DNA-methyltransferase: MSIYYQDDLVTLYHGDCREVMADMADRSVDVVITDPPYTERTHGMAKTNRGAGHGIKAVTFAAISDADLRAVLAECGRVSASWVVTSLDYAHAFAFDQGPPVGLRSLRIGVWVKPNPMPQISADRPGQGWEAISFLHRADTKPAWNGGGKAGVWTYPVVQNTGHPTAKPLPMVEDWVRLFTNASETVFDPFAGSGTTLIAAANENRKAVGVELEERYCELIAKRLSNQTMALDFGDAS, encoded by the coding sequence ATGAGCATCTACTACCAGGACGACCTGGTCACCCTCTACCACGGCGACTGCCGAGAGGTCATGGCAGACATGGCAGATCGGTCGGTCGATGTGGTGATCACGGATCCGCCGTACACCGAACGCACACACGGAATGGCAAAGACGAACAGGGGTGCTGGTCATGGCATAAAGGCCGTCACGTTCGCGGCGATCTCTGACGCTGACCTGCGGGCCGTACTCGCCGAGTGTGGGCGGGTCTCGGCGAGTTGGGTGGTCACGTCGCTTGATTACGCGCACGCTTTCGCCTTCGACCAGGGTCCGCCGGTCGGGTTGCGCTCGCTGCGCATCGGTGTCTGGGTGAAGCCCAACCCGATGCCGCAGATCAGTGCCGACCGTCCCGGGCAAGGCTGGGAAGCGATTTCATTTCTACACCGCGCCGACACCAAACCGGCCTGGAACGGGGGTGGCAAGGCTGGCGTGTGGACGTACCCCGTCGTGCAGAACACCGGTCACCCGACGGCGAAACCGCTGCCAATGGTGGAGGACTGGGTGCGCCTGTTCACGAACGCCTCGGAAACGGTGTTCGACCCGTTCGCCGGTTCGGGCACCACGTTGATTGCTGCGGCGAACGAAAACCGTAAGGCGGTCGGTGTCGAGCTTGAGGAGCGTTACTGCGAGCTGATTGCGAAACGCCTCAGTAATCAGACGATGGCTCTCGACTTCGGGGATGCGTCATGA
- a CDS encoding phage N-6-adenine-methyltransferase yields MSGRAMGSHQCATTGDDVWLTPPHVLDALGPFDLDPCAAPAEANWTTARHHYRLPDDGLTLPWEGRVWCNPPYSNVWRWLDRLANHGTGTALIFARTETAGFQAQVWRRATAVLFLEGRLTFHHRDGSKAAANSGAPSCLVAYGTDDAGRLLDSGLPGAFVHGWSITAVDDQPSLFEEAS; encoded by the coding sequence GTGAGCGGGCGGGCGATGGGATCGCATCAGTGCGCCACCACCGGGGACGACGTGTGGCTGACACCACCGCACGTCCTCGACGCCCTCGGCCCGTTCGACCTCGACCCGTGCGCCGCACCGGCAGAAGCGAACTGGACGACCGCACGCCACCACTACCGACTACCCGACGACGGACTCACACTGCCGTGGGAAGGGCGCGTGTGGTGCAACCCGCCCTACTCCAATGTGTGGCGGTGGCTCGACCGGCTCGCCAACCACGGCACCGGCACCGCACTGATCTTCGCCCGCACCGAGACCGCCGGATTCCAGGCGCAGGTGTGGCGGCGGGCGACCGCAGTGCTGTTCCTCGAAGGGCGGCTCACCTTCCACCACCGCGATGGATCGAAGGCCGCGGCGAACAGCGGCGCACCGTCCTGCCTCGTCGCATACGGGACAGATGACGCGGGCCGACTGCTCGACAGCGGACTCCCTGGCGCGTTCGTCCATGGCTGGTCGATCACGGCAGTTGACGACCAACCATCCCTCTTCGAGGAGGCGTCATGA
- a CDS encoding WhiB family transcriptional regulator produces MSNGFHIEPSTTRMDQGRRSNTLDEKKQALGSSNTFPGANVLNRNRNVSDLPKPPAWHEGAPCASSDPDAFFPSHYGVTQTADAKRICAGCDRREVCLQWALDNREPHGVVGGTTPRERQAMWKQGAA; encoded by the coding sequence ATGAGTAACGGCTTCCACATCGAACCCTCCACCACCCGAATGGATCAGGGCAGAAGATCCAACACCCTGGACGAGAAGAAGCAGGCGTTGGGGTCGTCGAACACGTTCCCCGGTGCGAATGTGTTGAACCGCAACCGGAATGTTTCTGATCTGCCGAAACCGCCGGCCTGGCATGAGGGCGCTCCCTGCGCCTCCTCAGACCCGGACGCGTTCTTTCCCTCCCATTACGGGGTGACGCAAACCGCTGACGCGAAACGGATCTGCGCCGGCTGTGACCGCCGGGAGGTGTGTTTGCAGTGGGCGTTGGACAACCGTGAACCGCACGGTGTGGTTGGGGGTACGACTCCGCGTGAACGTCAGGCCATGTGGAAGCAGGGGGCGGCATGA
- a CDS encoding YegP family protein codes for MIVYENIPEKVSEYRGTIEVYEDEILQVDLDAKSVVARHPEWRWRCKSRNGQILAQGEGYRRRSGALNAIDTQYAARLKVGGINYDVVPRGQERQMLVCPWRVVILDRHGDIDKIGALY; via the coding sequence GTGATCGTCTACGAGAACATCCCGGAGAAGGTGTCTGAGTATCGCGGCACCATCGAGGTGTACGAGGACGAGATCTTGCAGGTCGACCTCGATGCCAAGAGCGTGGTCGCCAGACATCCCGAGTGGCGTTGGCGGTGTAAGTCCCGCAACGGTCAGATCCTCGCTCAGGGGGAAGGCTATCGGCGTAGGTCGGGGGCTCTCAACGCCATCGACACCCAGTACGCGGCGCGGTTGAAGGTTGGTGGCATCAACTACGACGTGGTCCCGCGTGGGCAAGAACGGCAGATGCTCGTCTGCCCGTGGCGTGTGGTGATCCTCGACCGCCACGGAGACATCGACAAGATCGGAGCACTCTACTGA
- a CDS encoding helix-turn-helix domain-containing protein: MSDIPEWRAGSLADNLAVALRTRLAETGVSQGDLARRAGVSEKHLSQVINGRAGASVATWDRLFVALNTANDARQDTVGGEL; this comes from the coding sequence GTGAGCGACATTCCGGAGTGGCGTGCAGGATCGCTCGCCGACAACCTCGCCGTCGCACTGAGGACCCGACTTGCCGAGACCGGAGTCTCGCAGGGCGATCTCGCGCGTCGCGCCGGCGTCAGCGAAAAGCACCTGTCGCAGGTCATCAACGGACGCGCCGGTGCCTCGGTAGCAACCTGGGACCGACTCTTTGTCGCGCTGAATACAGCGAATGACGCTCGCCAAGACACCGTCGGGGGTGAGTTGTGA
- a CDS encoding HNH endonuclease signature motif containing protein, translating to MFGYNALGRNHTRYVHRWVYEYLVEPIADGKVIDHLCRNTRCCNPQHLEVVTPVVNTMRGVGRTAVNARKRYCKRGHALAGENVRIDGRGYRHCRSCARLAAQERWAARK from the coding sequence ATGTTTGGGTACAACGCACTCGGGCGAAACCACACACGGTATGTCCATCGCTGGGTGTACGAGTACCTGGTTGAGCCAATCGCGGATGGGAAGGTAATCGACCATCTGTGTCGGAACACTAGGTGTTGCAACCCGCAACACCTTGAGGTGGTAACACCGGTGGTCAACACAATGCGTGGCGTTGGACGCACCGCAGTCAACGCCCGAAAGCGGTACTGCAAACGGGGGCACGCGCTCGCTGGCGAGAACGTAAGGATCGACGGCAGGGGTTATAGGCACTGCCGATCCTGTGCCAGGCTGGCGGCCCAGGAACGATGGGCTGCACGCAAGTGA
- a CDS encoding HNH endonuclease, with the protein MPRAPKKCGRTDCTTRTVGHTYCPKHRTTWPQSKGRNVPHRLQTACFRRDQYTCQRCGHHGNPGDGTLHADHTRNRAAGGPNHLDNLETLCTECHKPKTQREAKAGKGL; encoded by the coding sequence ATGCCGAGGGCACCCAAGAAGTGCGGTCGAACAGACTGCACCACCCGCACAGTCGGCCACACCTACTGCCCAAAACACCGAACCACCTGGCCCCAATCCAAGGGGCGCAACGTCCCCCACAGGCTCCAAACAGCCTGCTTCCGCCGTGACCAGTACACCTGCCAACGCTGCGGCCACCACGGCAACCCCGGAGACGGCACTCTCCACGCCGACCACACCCGCAACCGAGCAGCAGGTGGCCCCAACCATCTCGACAACCTCGAAACTCTGTGCACCGAGTGCCACAAGCCCAAGACCCAACGCGAGGCCAAGGCCGGAAAAGGCCTCTGA
- a CDS encoding large terminase, translating to MAKTEKQALLAFCELHPEGPTRFDGWDASGNPVGRPVNSPYIPMLAVSVEQVEELAYGALKYIVEEGPDADLFDSTLDRIVRLNDHGRADGKAVALSNNPGSRDGARTTMNCFDEPHRLYLPRQLKAHQTMDANLPKRPLDDPWSLYVGTAGQPGQGSVAEEIHIEATQIAEGKIQRPDLFYLYRTDDDPERDLSDKDERIRAIAEATGPIGEFGPGQFDEIASKWDRPGADGPYLERVWLNRWKRQGDQAFDMKKIKPGLCRSGERIPKGGFITLGFDGARFRDATALVATSIDTGLQELLGLWERPDDDDLEDDGWEVNEAEVTAAVEDAMTRYAVWKMYADPPHWTETVGSWAAKWPDRVEEWWTARVKPMAYTLREYREAIDSGSITFGGEHSHEDFVRHLGNAGRKELKIVDDEGKPLDVLQKQDGRADLKFDAAMASVLSWKACLDARKSGARPPRPVGMPRRIY from the coding sequence TTGGCGAAGACAGAGAAGCAGGCGCTCCTAGCGTTCTGTGAGCTTCATCCGGAGGGGCCGACCCGGTTTGACGGGTGGGATGCCTCGGGGAATCCGGTGGGTAGGCCGGTGAACTCGCCGTACATTCCGATGTTGGCGGTGTCGGTGGAGCAGGTTGAGGAACTTGCTTACGGCGCTTTGAAGTACATCGTCGAAGAAGGCCCTGATGCGGACCTGTTCGATTCGACGTTGGATCGGATTGTGCGGCTGAATGATCACGGTCGTGCTGACGGCAAAGCGGTCGCATTGTCGAACAACCCAGGGTCTCGTGACGGCGCTCGTACGACGATGAACTGTTTCGATGAGCCGCACCGGCTGTATTTGCCGCGGCAGTTGAAGGCGCACCAGACGATGGATGCGAACCTGCCGAAACGTCCGCTGGATGATCCGTGGTCGTTGTATGTGGGGACTGCCGGTCAACCCGGTCAGGGTTCGGTGGCTGAAGAGATTCACATCGAGGCCACGCAGATCGCTGAAGGCAAAATTCAGCGTCCGGACTTGTTCTATCTGTATCGCACGGATGACGATCCCGAACGGGATCTGTCGGATAAGGACGAGCGGATTCGGGCGATCGCTGAGGCGACCGGCCCGATCGGCGAGTTCGGTCCGGGCCAGTTCGACGAGATCGCTTCGAAGTGGGATCGCCCTGGCGCCGATGGGCCGTATCTCGAGCGGGTGTGGTTGAACCGGTGGAAACGTCAGGGCGACCAGGCGTTTGACATGAAGAAGATCAAACCGGGTTTGTGCCGCTCAGGGGAGCGCATCCCTAAGGGCGGGTTCATCACTCTCGGTTTCGATGGCGCCCGGTTCCGTGACGCTACCGCGTTGGTGGCGACGAGCATCGACACCGGGTTGCAGGAGTTGCTGGGGTTGTGGGAACGCCCCGACGATGACGACCTAGAAGACGACGGTTGGGAAGTCAACGAAGCTGAGGTGACCGCCGCCGTCGAGGACGCCATGACCCGGTATGCGGTGTGGAAGATGTACGCCGACCCCCCACACTGGACCGAAACGGTCGGCTCGTGGGCTGCGAAATGGCCTGACCGGGTGGAGGAGTGGTGGACCGCCCGAGTGAAGCCGATGGCGTACACGCTGCGCGAGTATCGGGAAGCCATCGACTCGGGGTCGATCACATTCGGTGGCGAACACAGCCACGAGGACTTTGTCAGGCACCTCGGAAACGCGGGCCGCAAGGAACTGAAGATCGTGGACGACGAGGGGAAACCCTTGGATGTCCTCCAGAAGCAAGATGGTCGGGCTGACCTCAAGTTTGATGCCGCGATGGCGTCGGTGCTGTCGTGGAAAGCCTGTCTGGACGCACGCAAGTCAGGGGCTCGACCGCCAAGGCCGGTCGGAATGCCACGTCGCATCTACTGA
- a CDS encoding phage portal protein: MIPVTPAEWLPVLTARLDAAQPRISLLRRYVDGDAPLPEMGKNVRASWQRFQRQSRVNLATKISSSLAERLIPNGIDVGSNTDSDVVAAAQRIWRDNRIKGVVAKEATHHMLNYATSYMTAWVGDNGHAVITADSPEMMYAATDPLQPWKARAAIRWWRDSDAETDFAIVWCQIGWQLFSRSVWVNPAEVVERRIRNNRASSDQWDAATEFVITGEGPPVVVLNNPLGMGEFEPHLDTITRINAGILERRVTSAMQAWRQRALTGGLPQKDAEGNDIDWASVFEPAPGALWDIPAGIELWESDATDIRPLLEGVKDDLRELSEMSATPFPALLPGSQNQSATGSAAMKEALILKARDRLDVVDTGLSAIISKALRIEGFETEETISLSWEPPDHVSLSEKYDAAVKAKGAGESWKSIARNILGYSPEQIEQDALDLADEQLMSFVDNANARV; this comes from the coding sequence ATGATTCCGGTGACGCCGGCCGAATGGCTCCCCGTCCTCACAGCCCGTTTGGATGCTGCGCAGCCGCGAATCAGTCTGCTGCGTCGCTACGTTGACGGCGACGCCCCGCTCCCTGAGATGGGTAAGAATGTGCGGGCGTCGTGGCAGCGTTTTCAGCGGCAGTCGCGCGTCAACCTGGCGACGAAGATCTCGTCATCCTTGGCGGAGCGGCTGATCCCCAACGGTATTGATGTTGGCTCCAACACCGACAGTGATGTGGTGGCTGCGGCGCAAAGGATCTGGCGCGATAACCGCATCAAAGGTGTGGTCGCTAAGGAAGCCACCCATCACATGCTGAATTACGCCACCAGCTACATGACTGCATGGGTCGGGGACAATGGGCACGCCGTCATCACGGCGGACTCACCGGAAATGATGTACGCGGCGACTGACCCGTTGCAGCCGTGGAAGGCGCGCGCCGCGATCCGTTGGTGGCGTGACTCGGATGCGGAAACAGACTTTGCGATCGTGTGGTGTCAGATCGGCTGGCAGCTGTTCAGCCGTTCGGTGTGGGTAAACCCTGCCGAGGTGGTGGAGCGGCGCATCCGCAACAACCGTGCCAGTTCGGATCAGTGGGATGCGGCGACAGAGTTCGTCATCACCGGCGAGGGGCCGCCGGTGGTGGTGTTGAACAACCCGCTCGGAATGGGTGAGTTCGAACCCCATCTCGACACCATCACCCGCATCAACGCGGGAATCCTCGAGCGTCGTGTGACATCAGCGATGCAGGCGTGGCGTCAGCGCGCCCTCACGGGAGGTCTGCCACAGAAGGACGCCGAAGGCAACGACATCGATTGGGCGTCGGTGTTCGAGCCGGCGCCTGGTGCGTTGTGGGACATCCCTGCTGGTATCGAGTTGTGGGAGTCCGATGCCACCGATATTAGGCCTCTTCTGGAGGGTGTGAAGGATGACTTGCGGGAGCTGTCGGAGATGTCGGCCACCCCGTTCCCCGCGCTGCTTCCGGGTTCTCAGAATCAGTCGGCTACCGGCTCTGCTGCGATGAAGGAAGCGTTGATCCTGAAGGCGCGTGACCGACTTGACGTGGTTGATACGGGCTTGTCGGCGATCATCTCGAAAGCTTTGCGTATCGAGGGGTTTGAGACCGAGGAGACGATCTCCTTGTCGTGGGAACCGCCGGATCACGTGTCGCTGTCGGAGAAGTATGACGCCGCGGTGAAGGCGAAGGGTGCGGGGGAGTCATGGAAGTCGATTGCCCGCAACATTCTTGGCTACTCGCCGGAGCAGATCGAGCAGGATGCCTTAGATCTGGCTGACGAGCAGCTGATGAGTTTCGTGGACAACGCGAATGCCCGAGTCTGA
- a CDS encoding phage capsid protein, translating into MAITHFIPELWAANITQAWDAEKVFAALLDRQYEGVATKGNTVHIPGVVAPAIKDYKANNRTTSADAITDTGVDLLIDQEKNFDFKVDDIDAAQSAGSLAPYTDAAGKALVDDADKFIATMLAAGATNLSGSAPDTGNKAFDLVKAARVALNKKNAPASGRVLVCNADFEGLLLGADSKLTSFDVSGDNNGLRNGTIGSLLGFRVLSSNNLPNNSTPGFVAFHPEAAAYVSQLDKVEALRADNSFADRLRGLHVYGGKVVRPDGVVKFGMTSGS; encoded by the coding sequence ATGGCCATCACCCATTTCATTCCCGAACTGTGGGCGGCGAACATCACCCAGGCGTGGGACGCCGAGAAGGTGTTCGCCGCTCTGCTCGACCGCCAGTACGAAGGCGTCGCGACAAAGGGCAACACCGTCCACATCCCCGGTGTCGTCGCACCCGCGATCAAGGACTACAAGGCCAACAACCGCACCACGTCGGCTGACGCCATCACCGACACCGGCGTCGACCTCCTGATCGACCAGGAGAAGAACTTCGACTTCAAGGTCGACGACATCGACGCCGCCCAGTCTGCGGGCAGCCTGGCCCCGTACACCGACGCCGCCGGAAAGGCGCTCGTCGATGACGCGGACAAGTTCATCGCCACCATGCTCGCCGCCGGAGCCACCAACCTGTCGGGCTCCGCTCCGGACACCGGGAACAAGGCATTCGACCTCGTCAAGGCTGCTCGTGTGGCCCTGAACAAGAAGAACGCCCCCGCCTCCGGCCGAGTTCTCGTGTGCAACGCCGACTTCGAAGGTCTGCTCCTCGGCGCGGATTCGAAGCTCACCAGCTTCGATGTGTCCGGCGACAACAACGGCCTCCGCAACGGCACCATCGGCTCCCTCCTCGGGTTCCGTGTGCTGTCGTCGAACAACCTGCCCAACAACTCCACCCCCGGCTTCGTGGCGTTCCACCCGGAGGCCGCGGCCTACGTGTCGCAGCTCGATAAGGTGGAGGCCCTGCGCGCCGACAACAGCTTCGCCGACCGGCTGCGCGGCCTGCACGTGTACGGCGGCAAGGTTGTCCGTCCGGACGGCGTCGTCAAGTTCGGAATGACTTCGGGTAGCTGA